A genomic segment from Campylobacteraceae bacterium encodes:
- a CDS encoding MerR family transcriptional regulator: protein MTLMEELLDLKLISKLRLCIGEVEDITGINQRKLRYWEEKGIISSSTSTCGGNKLFDYINIKKVLLIKEYIEEGFTLTAGAKKADTKLLASLEVFNELR, encoded by the coding sequence ATGACTTTAATGGAAGAATTATTAGATTTGAAATTGATATCAAAACTTCGTTTGTGCATAGGAGAAGTTGAAGATATTACAGGTATAAACCAAAGAAAACTACGATATTGGGAGGAAAAAGGAATTATTTCTTCTAGCACTAGTACTTGTGGAGGCAATAAATTATTTGATTATATAAATATTAAAAAAGTACTATTAATAAAAGAGTATATTGAAGAAGGATTTACTTTAACTGCCGGAGCTAAAAAAGCAGATACTAAACTACTTGCTTCACTTGAAGTTTTTAATGAACTAAGATAA
- a CDS encoding DUF2798 domain-containing protein has product MIAKKYEMLLFAFIMGAFMSGFMSLVVTFINIGFIDNFVYFWLSAYWKAFLIAFPTILFVIPRVRKIVNILIVK; this is encoded by the coding sequence ATGATAGCAAAAAAATACGAAATGCTTTTGTTTGCATTTATAATGGGGGCATTTATGTCTGGTTTTATGAGTTTAGTAGTTACATTTATTAATATAGGTTTTATTGATAATTTTGTTTATTTTTGGTTGAGTGCATATTGGAAAGCTTTTTTAATCGCATTTCCAACTATATTATTTGTTATTCCTAGAGTTAGAAAAATTGTAAATATTTTAATAGTTAAATGA
- a CDS encoding type II toxin-antitoxin system RelE/ParE family toxin: MWKVEYYKTADNKEPVKEWLCSFDEKTKRKIQKHFLRLERKKLNLKHSFINHLETQLYEINVVEEKRVLKIIFFPSSYKKIMLLHAYSKNITKNNKIKNAA, from the coding sequence ATGTGGAAAGTAGAATATTATAAAACTGCTGATAATAAAGAGCCTGTTAAAGAATGGTTATGTTCCTTTGATGAGAAAACAAAAAGAAAAATACAAAAACATTTTTTGCGTTTAGAGCGAAAAAAGTTAAATTTAAAACACAGCTTTATTAATCATCTTGAAACCCAATTATATGAGATAAATGTGGTAGAAGAAAAAAGAGTTTTAAAAATCATTTTTTTCCCTAGTTCGTATAAAAAAATCATGTTATTACATGCCTACAGTAAAAATATAACAAAAAACAACAAAATAAAAAATGCTGCTTAA
- a CDS encoding helix-turn-helix transcriptional regulator: protein MNEEKLVKCLAQLGNITRLRIFRLLVKAGKEGLSVGKIQEKLVIPASTLSHHISKLLNLDLVKQERKGTVLNCFANYTLLDDVISELQDQCCLDDKSFIKDECTKV from the coding sequence ATGAATGAAGAAAAATTAGTAAAATGTTTAGCCCAACTTGGGAATATTACTAGGTTAAGAATTTTTAGACTTTTAGTAAAGGCTGGAAAAGAAGGTTTGAGTGTTGGTAAAATACAAGAAAAACTTGTTATCCCTGCTTCAACACTCTCTCATCATATTTCTAAACTGCTTAATTTAGATTTGGTAAAACAAGAAAGAAAAGGAACAGTATTAAACTGTTTTGCAAACTATACTTTATTGGATGATGTAATATCTGAATTGCAAGATCAATGTTGTTTAGATGATAAATCTTTTATAAAAGATGAATGTACTAAAGTGTAA
- a CDS encoding permease has product MSQEILSQLYAAGNFFIFGFLELSILFLGVSFLVEILNVFMNPTKVQKVLSSSKGGYLIASALGSITPFCSCSTIPLTLGLLKARAAFGPIMTFLFTSPLLNPIVVIVFWSAFGYQVTIVYALIAFCISMLAGFTLEKLGFERFIKKEIFQDDVKEKKSFFIKINKNTSINSSCCDSSTKPKFSFTTANSNTSTCCSKAPIEEESKKSKWEKITNKDLMKKTWKQFLSFAPYIAIGIAIGAFVHGFVPNELLSLYAGKDNPFAIPFSALIGIPLYIRASSMVGLAPALLDGGVSMGAILALTVAGAGASLPEMIMLKKIFKLPIMIFFLVSVFTMAIACGYLVNLYFS; this is encoded by the coding sequence ATGTCACAAGAAATACTAAGTCAATTATATGCAGCAGGGAATTTTTTTATATTTGGATTCTTAGAATTATCCATACTGTTTTTAGGGGTTAGTTTTTTAGTAGAAATACTAAATGTATTTATGAATCCTACAAAAGTACAAAAAGTTTTATCTTCTAGTAAAGGAGGTTATTTAATTGCTTCAGCCCTTGGTTCTATTACTCCATTTTGTTCGTGTTCCACAATACCATTAACCTTGGGTTTATTAAAAGCAAGAGCTGCTTTTGGTCCTATTATGACCTTTTTATTTACTTCTCCTTTATTAAACCCAATTGTAGTAATTGTTTTTTGGTCTGCTTTTGGATATCAAGTTACTATTGTTTATGCATTAATAGCATTTTGTATTTCAATGCTTGCTGGTTTTACTTTAGAAAAACTTGGTTTTGAAAGATTTATAAAAAAAGAAATTTTTCAAGATGATGTAAAAGAAAAAAAATCATTTTTTATAAAAATAAATAAGAATACAAGTATAAACAGCTCTTGTTGTGATTCAAGTACAAAACCCAAATTTAGCTTTACAACAGCAAACAGTAATACTTCTACTTGTTGTAGTAAAGCACCTATAGAAGAAGAGAGCAAAAAGAGTAAATGGGAAAAAATTACGAATAAAGATTTAATGAAAAAAACATGGAAACAGTTTTTATCTTTTGCGCCCTATATTGCAATAGGTATAGCTATTGGTGCTTTTGTTCATGGTTTTGTACCCAATGAATTATTAAGTTTATATGCAGGAAAAGACAATCCTTTTGCTATTCCTTTTTCAGCATTAATTGGAATTCCTTTATACATACGTGCCAGTTCAATGGTTGGATTAGCTCCTGCTTTATTAGATGGAGGCGTTTCAATGGGAGCTATTTTAGCGCTTACTGTAGCAGGTGCGGGGGCTTCTTTGCCTGAGATGATTATGTTAAAGAAGATTTTTAAATTGCCAATTATGATTTTCTTTTTAGTATCAGTGTTTACTATGGCTATTGCTTGTGGTTATTTAGTTAATCTGTATTTTAGCTAA
- a CDS encoding TipAS antibiotic-recognition domain-containing protein, with the protein MKTNEYIDSCKIALKKEQEKSLLETNNWSHVNKEEVHKNWNLLYAKIAEELDTLNPLDTKAQDFISEHYKIVSVFYKPSKEAYIGMSLFYKEDEGMKTFHKSFHIKMLDFLEEAISIYAYKNL; encoded by the coding sequence ATGAAAACAAATGAATATATAGATTCTTGTAAAATAGCTTTAAAAAAAGAACAAGAAAAAAGTCTTTTAGAAACGAATAACTGGTCACATGTAAATAAAGAAGAAGTTCATAAAAATTGGAATCTTTTGTATGCAAAAATAGCAGAAGAACTTGATACTCTAAATCCTTTAGATACAAAAGCACAAGATTTTATATCTGAACATTATAAAATAGTTTCTGTTTTTTACAAACCAAGTAAAGAAGCATATATCGGAATGAGTTTATTTTATAAAGAAGATGAGGGAATGAAGACGTTTCATAAGTCTTTTCATATAAAAATGCTGGATTTTTTAGAAGAAGCAATTTCTATTTATGCTTACAAAAATTTATAA
- a CDS encoding ABC-F family ATP-binding cassette domain-containing protein gives MNSVIPIFENLDLEFEQGWCCIVGANGSGKSTLLKLIAKELKADEGSIKGNDLTHYCVQSTEEIPSNLEDFMMTYTSKAFKIRDALNINDEWLYQWDTLSFGEKKRMQIALAIFVEPDVLLVDEPTNHLDVKSKKIVLEALKAFKGIGILVSHDRELLDSLTQATIILKNSHIFSFKTSFSKAMNEYLTNMDFLGKTQDKQYSELKKLKKSIQNQKEKVSQSKKRMSKRDLEPGDKNSKTKIDLARFTGKDKNDGRELSKLKAKQNKLISNTIKTDKTFELGIEFESAKTKNIFPIVIKNNILKLGEIKELSFQSLSINQYDKIGLIGENGAGKSSFLKHLLGSADLRNDYLYIPQEITQKESKEIFDGINALTNDLKGEIYTIVRKLASDPIKLQDSFIPSPGEVRKLMIAKGLLEHPSLIILDEPTNHMDLDSIVSLELALREYRGTILVISHDKTFLESIVSETWAFEKEDENKYRIIY, from the coding sequence ATGAATTCGGTTATTCCTATTTTTGAAAACCTTGATTTAGAATTTGAACAAGGATGGTGCTGTATTGTTGGAGCTAATGGCTCTGGTAAAAGCACATTATTAAAACTTATTGCTAAAGAATTAAAAGCAGATGAAGGAAGTATAAAAGGTAATGATTTAACTCATTATTGTGTACAAAGTACTGAAGAAATTCCTTCTAATTTAGAAGATTTTATGATGACGTATACCAGTAAAGCGTTTAAAATAAGAGATGCTTTGAATATCAATGATGAATGGTTGTATCAGTGGGATACTCTTTCTTTTGGTGAGAAAAAAAGAATGCAAATTGCACTTGCTATTTTTGTCGAACCGGATGTTTTGCTTGTGGATGAACCTACCAATCACTTGGATGTAAAAAGTAAAAAAATAGTCTTAGAGGCCCTTAAAGCATTTAAGGGAATTGGAATACTTGTTAGCCATGATAGGGAACTTTTAGATTCTTTGACCCAAGCTACTATTATTTTAAAAAACAGTCACATATTCTCATTTAAAACTTCTTTTTCAAAAGCAATGAATGAGTACCTTACAAACATGGATTTTTTAGGTAAAACACAAGACAAACAATACAGTGAATTAAAAAAACTAAAAAAATCCATACAAAACCAAAAAGAAAAAGTAAGTCAATCTAAAAAAAGAATGTCAAAAAGAGATTTAGAACCAGGCGATAAAAACAGTAAAACCAAAATTGATTTAGCCAGATTTACTGGAAAAGATAAAAATGATGGACGAGAGTTATCCAAACTAAAAGCCAAACAAAATAAATTAATATCAAATACAATCAAGACAGATAAGACCTTTGAACTTGGTATAGAATTTGAAAGCGCAAAAACTAAAAATATTTTTCCTATTGTTATTAAAAATAATATCTTAAAATTAGGGGAAATAAAAGAATTGTCTTTTCAATCCTTGTCTATTAATCAATACGATAAAATTGGACTTATTGGAGAGAATGGTGCAGGAAAAAGTTCTTTTTTAAAGCATCTCTTAGGCAGTGCTGATTTACGAAATGACTATTTGTATATACCACAAGAAATAACACAAAAAGAAAGTAAAGAAATCTTTGATGGCATAAATGCCCTTACTAATGACCTTAAAGGCGAAATATACACCATTGTAAGGAAACTAGCCTCTGATCCTATTAAACTTCAAGACAGTTTTATCCCAAGTCCAGGAGAGGTAAGAAAATTAATGATTGCAAAAGGTCTTTTAGAGCATCCCTCATTGATTATTCTTGATGAACCAACCAATCATATGGATTTGGATTCTATTGTATCTCTGGAGCTTGCATTAAGAGAATATAGAGGAACTATACTTGTAATCAGTCATGATAAAACTTTTTTAGAATCCATTGTAAGTGAGACGTGGGCTTTTGAAAAAGAGGATGAAAACAAATATAGAATTATTTATTAA
- a CDS encoding SMI1/KNR4 family protein has product MQKEFDRFKEWLSANYKEGLEDLNPPASNEEIQELSDTLALVLPNDLIEILKIHNGQKGEAAWLFDSQEFLSTHGIINAWNNWNNFSQEATFSAKPAISDSGIKDVLWNKKWIPFSSNGSGDHYCIDLNPTSFGRSAQIITLWHDYEERELVALSLKDWFSDYIEQLYSGDFFYSQEYNSIVNKNEI; this is encoded by the coding sequence ATGCAAAAAGAATTTGATAGATTTAAAGAATGGCTTAGTGCTAATTATAAAGAAGGACTAGAGGATTTAAATCCTCCTGCAAGCAATGAAGAAATACAAGAATTATCAGATACTCTTGCTCTTGTTTTGCCTAATGATTTAATTGAGATACTAAAAATACATAATGGACAAAAAGGGGAAGCTGCTTGGCTGTTTGATTCTCAAGAATTTTTATCAACGCATGGAATTATTAATGCTTGGAATAATTGGAATAACTTTTCACAAGAAGCTACTTTTTCTGCAAAACCTGCTATTTCAGACTCAGGAATTAAAGATGTTTTGTGGAATAAAAAATGGATACCTTTTTCCTCTAACGGTTCAGGGGATCATTATTGTATTGATTTAAATCCTACAAGTTTTGGAAGAAGTGCTCAAATCATTACTCTTTGGCATGATTATGAAGAAAGAGAGTTAGTAGCCTTAAGTTTAAAAGACTGGTTTAGTGATTATATAGAACAATTATATAGCGGAGATTTTTTTTATTCGCAAGAATATAATTCAATTGTAAATAAAAATGAAATATAA